In the Populus trichocarpa isolate Nisqually-1 chromosome 1, P.trichocarpa_v4.1, whole genome shotgun sequence genome, TTACTAACTTATGCATGTGATATGAGATGAAGATTAAGTATAAAAATTTATCCTGAATACATTCTTGAATGAATTAAAAGGTTAATGTGTACCAATTATGGATGTGATTATGGTTGAGATGTGATTATAAATGTGTGCAGGGTAAATTATCGATtacttgggacctcccggttTAGGGGAGACTCTACTGAAATTTCGTTAGAAATTTTGGTGaactcaatgaaaaaaaaaattatgctccATTTACCTTTTAGATGGAAGTTTAATAGAAGAACTAAGTTAACAACTAGGGTTGTTACAGACTAGTATCTTGGGCTAGTACGAAACAGAACTTAGTAGCCCTATCTACAACTTATGTAGAATATATAATAGTTGGTAATCGTTGTGCACAAAACTTATGGATGAAACAAACTTTAGAAGACtttgaacttaattttaattacatactgattaaatgtgataaaattagTGCAATAAATCTGTCTAAGAATCCTATATAACACTCACGTACAAAACATAATGAAGTGAGATATTATTTCCTAAGAGATCACACGATGAAGGATGATATTGTACTagatatttttacaattttaggTAAGGATTGCTTTTGTGAAATAAGAAAGAATTTAGGATTTATTCATTTTaaggaaattaattttgcttttaatctttttataatttttcaaggttCGCACTGCTGTTGATTCTTTTAGGTGAAGGCAAGGAAGCTATACAAAAAGTACGTATGGCTGCcgtacaaaagaaaaaaaacgaaagccAGGAAAGTCtccaaaacataaaatccaCTCAAAATGaactttatatattaattaataaaacaaattaattaagtacGTGGATTACATCGACCACACTCAGATTTATTTTATGGTATGGAATATCAAATGCCAGGGTCCAAATACTGTGCGCCATAGCTGGGCATCATGCCTCACAACgcatgaaaattgaaaagaaaaaaaagagcgcACTCAACAACATTATTTAGTGGCAGTATGAGCTACAAGGAAGCGTAGCAGCTGATCGTTTACTTGAAGAGCTCGTCTGGAATGACCTCATCATGGCAGCATAGGAAAGTGGAGAATTTCTCCATGGTGCGGTTGCACTCTGGGCATTTCATGGTCTCAGGGATCCTACCCGTAGTCATTGGGAAATCGAAGCGGCAGCAAGGACGAGAAATGTCATGGATTCTGCCTTGGTGATCTTGGAAGGCCAAATCAAAGCCCTTGACAGGCACTTGGTCCTTCCACATGTCATACTCAAGCAATGTTTGCAAAACTGTAGTCCTGTGACCATTGGCCACAACATTAGACCCCTTGCTAAGCACAGCCCATCCACCTTCTCTGTCGTAGCTAAGCAACTTCTTGATTTCTTGCATCATAGGATCATGGTCATCAAGCCTGCCTAACTGAATCTTGGAGTACAACATACTCTCTAGCCTGGTCCAAAAGAACCATATCATGGTAAGGTCTTGCCAGACGTAACTGAGCTTCTCCACGGTGATTGTCGCAATGACTCGCCGGATTTTCTCCCTTTTGCTGCTCTTCCCCACATAAACCATCTCCAGGGGAATGCGGGCTGCCTGCGCCACAGCACGTGCGGTGTTTGTGAACTTCCTCGCCCATTCATCGTCGTCTCCTCCGTACAAGAAAATGTACTTTCCTTCCTTGATCTAatgatcaaaaaaatattgaagcaaATGTCAACACGATTACACACACAGTACACGTATAATGTATGTATATTTGGATTGATTATATAATGAATTTACCCAATTAAGAATCACTGGGTCAATGCCATCCACTAGAAGCTCAAGCCTCCATGTCTCATCCCTCCAGAGAGATTCCTCTCTCAAGCTAGTGAAAGGGAAGGCACTGCTTCCCCATATCCACATCATGTGGAGTGCATTTGGGCTAACCACCTTGCCTTGCGGGTCAAGCACCACAAGAATAGGCTTGTTCCTGAAGTGCCACACCTCCTTAATAAACCTAATGACTGCCTTCTCAATCAGTGAAGGGTGGTACACTGTGTACCATGGCATTGAAGACTGCATGCTTTCAAATTTCTCCTTCATTGCATCGCTCTGGACTGAACGGTCCACAATTGGGACCCAGACCACCTCATACTGACTATCCAGCCTAGCTTCGTGAGGCCTGGATTCATTGTATATCTGTTCAAGAATTGAAAGCTCATCGTTCGACATGTCGAGGCCAGAAATAAGCAATAGCACATTTTTCCTTCTTAGCACATCAAGATGGACCTGTTAAATTCAAAAGGAAGTATGAGAAATGTCTTGCATTAGATAGATaacataagaagaagaaatggtagAAGAGCGAACTCTTTTCTTGGAAGAACCATCTATAAGTGGCTGGATATCATCCTTGGCATAAATCAGGGCCTTTAGGATCTTCATGTTGTCAATGTGGACCATTTCAAAGAGATTCTTTAGCATTCGAAAGGATTCGACATTTCTCTTTTCATCTGCATCAAACACCATTGTTTATATAAGCGTGCTCGATCAATCTTCGTACATTAATTTCCTGTTTTCTTATTACGTATCCAACACATGATAGCATATACAAAAGTTGCTGAGGTGCAGACCTATGTGTTGGTAGCAAGTAGCCAATTGCTTCCTGAGATGGTCAAGTATGTTGCTGAGTTTGTGAGCCAAGCTGGATAGCTCCCATGCCACAGTGGTTGATATAGAAAACCTGAAATAAGTGAAGGAGAATATTACAAGGAATACATGCATGATGTAAGAAATTgctcaataaattaaagatgGTGGACTAGAAAAGCATACTCATGTCCCATGGTAGTGAGGCTAGTAATCTGAGCCGCACAAGCCACAACACTCCTCATGGTCCAGTAGACAGCAGTGGGGATATGGGCCATGGCTGTAGACAATGCTGGTACTTCATTAGAAATGTAAGCTGGCGGTAGATCCTTGAACTCAACCACGCACCTAGCCACGTCCATCATGACCTTGATCAGATTGTTAATGGCATCGAAGCGAGGCTTCAAGGGCCCAGAGTGTTCCATGATGCTAGGCAATTGCCTGAGGATTGCCATGGATTTGGCAAGTTGGTTTGATGAGTAAATCTGGGCAAGCAGCCAGAATTCTCCATAATTCAAAGCAAAAGCTGCCAAGGTGAGCACCAGCTTGGCATCCCAGGAATAGCTTGGTAGCATGTTGAAAAGTGATACAGTTGTTGCGTGGGCATCTGTCCCATCCAGTGACTTGTAGGCAATCTGCAGAAAACAATTAAGGCCGAAATAATTCAATTGATTCTTTAGATTAATGCCTATTTATCATagcattaaaattgaaatatattgtCTAACCTCGCAGGAAATTCTGTCTATTGTATACGACAGTGCATCGAGCATGGAAACAAAATTGACTTGGTGAGTCTTGTCCTCCAATTCAGCATGGGCTTGGGAAGTCTGCATTGTCAGACGTGATCAGAGTAacataaatgaacaaaaaataatagagttAAGTTCATATTCAAGTTAATTTCCAAGGATGAGTTTAGTTAGTACTATACCGTCAGAGAGGTATCGATTTGCTGGGTGGCACGTTTGAGGATGTCTTCAACAAGGTGGAGAAGAGGTTTGACATCAACCTCTCGGCCATCAGGAGCATGAGTTCCTACAATTTGTTTCATCATCACATTGTCATCAGACATTGTTAGCATGCTGCCGCGGTCACTCTTGATCAGTTGCTGGCTCGCATTGAAACCTTGGGCAGGGTGCCTGAAGGGAAGGCCTGATGCCATGGGGATCAGCTAATTGAAAGCAATTAATGGATTCTTTGGGTTATGGGGCAGCTGAGTAGAGAAGATTGGCTTGTGTGTCTTTGTTCCATATCTGACATGCCTATTTATACTATTAGAAATGGAACAAAGCTCACTTGAATCAACTTCCTTACTTCCATGGTAATCAAAATATTAGGGACGTTAAAGAGAAGGCTATACTTTTGTGGTCCCTACGTCTAACCTTCTTCCTCCTTACTTTATATAACATGGATTTTACCCTACAAATCTGATTCTACACTCCATTAAAATGCTAGGTTTGgaaacttttcttctttttgtattttctagCAATTTGGGAACTCAATCCCAAACTCCCTTTTCATGATAACTAATTAACATACAAGTAGGTTAATGGTACATTTGCTCCCAGTGTTCTTGACATTTACTCAATATGTTGCCCCTCTGCTCATTTCTTAGTTGATCCCATAACTAAAAAGATATGGAAGAGATGTATAATTGAGTGATAAACGTAAGATCCAGTTGTTTAGTCCATGCAATATCCcacaaataaaaggaaataaatagcaatatataacaattaaagtACTGTTGTGTTTAGTTGGCCTGGAAGTCGCTTAGTTGAACAGAGAATACACAGTATCGTCAACAGATTCTAATGATATTTTCCGCTAGAATGTAGAGCCACGATCGAGAAGGGTGACTGACCAATCCTGTGCTTGGCTTCCTTACTT is a window encoding:
- the LOC18095329 gene encoding protein SIEVE ELEMENT OCCLUSION B is translated as MASGLPFRHPAQGFNASQQLIKSDRGSMLTMSDDNVMMKQIVGTHAPDGREVDVKPLLHLVEDILKRATQQIDTSLTTSQAHAELEDKTHQVNFVSMLDALSYTIDRISCEIAYKSLDGTDAHATTVSLFNMLPSYSWDAKLVLTLAAFALNYGEFWLLAQIYSSNQLAKSMAILRQLPSIMEHSGPLKPRFDAINNLIKVMMDVARCVVEFKDLPPAYISNEVPALSTAMAHIPTAVYWTMRSVVACAAQITSLTTMGHEFSISTTVAWELSSLAHKLSNILDHLRKQLATCYQHIDEKRNVESFRMLKNLFEMVHIDNMKILKALIYAKDDIQPLIDGSSKKRVHLDVLRRKNVLLLISGLDMSNDELSILEQIYNESRPHEARLDSQYEVVWVPIVDRSVQSDAMKEKFESMQSSMPWYTVYHPSLIEKAVIRFIKEVWHFRNKPILVVLDPQGKVVSPNALHMMWIWGSSAFPFTSLREESLWRDETWRLELLVDGIDPVILNWIKEGKYIFLYGGDDDEWARKFTNTARAVAQAARIPLEMVYVGKSSKREKIRRVIATITVEKLSYVWQDLTMIWFFWTRLESMLYSKIQLGRLDDHDPMMQEIKKLLSYDREGGWAVLSKGSNVVANGHRTTVLQTLLEYDMWKDQVPVKGFDLAFQDHQGRIHDISRPCCRFDFPMTTGRIPETMKCPECNRTMEKFSTFLCCHDEVIPDELFK